The bacterium genome has a window encoding:
- the spoVG gene encoding septation regulator SpoVG, producing the protein MEVTDIRIKKVEEEGKLKAWVSATFDDCFVVHNMKIIEGQEGKFLAMPSRVTRTGEHKDIAHPISSEFREVLQEKIIRAYEQME; encoded by the coding sequence ATGGAAGTTACAGACATCCGAATAAAAAAAGTCGAAGAGGAGGGGAAACTTAAGGCATGGGTTTCAGCCACGTTTGATGATTGTTTTGTGGTGCACAATATGAAGATTATTGAAGGACAAGAAGGAAAATTTTTAGCTATGCCTTCACGTGTCACCCGGACGGGAGAACATAAAGATATTGCTCATCCTATCTCTTCCGAATTCAGAGAAGTGCTTCAGGAGAAGATCATTAGGGCTTATGAACAAATGGAGTAA